In Sphingobacterium sp. PCS056, the following proteins share a genomic window:
- the sppA gene encoding signal peptide peptidase SppA translates to MRSFFKYVLATVTGIVISTVVLFVIALGIIGALVTSASSEKEVIVKDNTLLYLTFNHAISERSVENPFGSLDIPGYNLKNLGLDDILARIRNAKEDGKIKGIYMDASTIATGFASLKEIRDALLDFKSSGKFIVAYNESYSQKAYYLASVADQIYVNPEGTIDFKGLASSTMFMKDAFDKFGVDMQVVKVGTFKSAVEPYFLNEMSAANRLQVNSYLGSIYDSFIQEISTSRKMSADSLRNIAHNYLVRNADDAVRYKLADAKFYKDELIAALKKKLNVSAKDDLSVVSLMDYKSKTNTSSETSQVAVLYAEGAIVSGEGSKDEIGSDKISRELRKLRENEDVKAVVFRVNSPGGSALASDVIWREVELTKKVKPIVVSMGDYAASGGYYISAAADSIFAENNTITGSIGVFGVIPNFKNLLNNKIGVHFDGVKTGKFSDLGMVPDRPLTAEERDIIQMEVNRVYQTFMKRVSDGRKITVAQVDTIGQGRVWTGKQALEIGLVDRIGGIDDAIKSAAKKAKIAQYAVKQYPAKDDALSMFLNSSKEKVQIWMAQQQMGEFYNYFNVIKNVSSQSGIMAKLPYSIEIH, encoded by the coding sequence ATGAGATCATTTTTTAAATATGTACTGGCTACTGTCACTGGAATTGTGATATCAACAGTAGTTTTATTTGTTATAGCACTCGGTATTATAGGTGCATTGGTGACTTCAGCTTCTTCGGAAAAGGAGGTTATCGTGAAAGATAATACGCTTTTATACCTTACTTTTAATCATGCGATTTCAGAGCGTTCGGTGGAAAATCCATTTGGCTCTCTGGATATCCCGGGCTATAACTTGAAGAATCTAGGTTTGGATGATATTCTTGCTAGAATTAGAAATGCAAAGGAGGATGGTAAAATTAAAGGCATCTATATGGATGCGAGCACAATCGCTACTGGATTTGCTAGTCTAAAAGAAATTAGAGATGCTTTGCTGGATTTTAAATCATCAGGTAAGTTTATCGTTGCTTATAATGAAAGCTATTCTCAAAAAGCATATTACCTAGCGAGTGTTGCTGATCAAATATATGTAAATCCAGAAGGAACGATTGATTTTAAAGGTTTGGCCAGTTCTACTATGTTTATGAAAGATGCTTTCGATAAATTTGGAGTTGATATGCAGGTGGTCAAAGTCGGGACTTTTAAAAGTGCGGTTGAACCGTATTTCTTAAATGAAATGAGTGCTGCAAACCGTTTGCAAGTAAATTCATATTTGGGAAGTATCTATGATTCTTTTATTCAGGAGATTTCAACTTCTAGAAAAATGAGTGCGGATTCATTGCGGAATATTGCTCATAATTATTTGGTTCGAAATGCAGATGATGCTGTGCGTTATAAATTGGCTGACGCTAAATTCTATAAAGATGAACTGATTGCAGCATTAAAGAAAAAACTGAACGTATCGGCAAAGGATGATCTATCTGTTGTATCTTTAATGGATTATAAATCGAAAACAAATACCAGTTCTGAGACATCTCAAGTCGCGGTTTTGTATGCTGAAGGTGCAATTGTAAGTGGCGAAGGATCTAAAGATGAAATAGGCTCGGATAAGATCTCTAGAGAGCTTCGGAAGTTGCGTGAGAATGAAGATGTGAAAGCTGTAGTTTTTCGCGTTAATTCACCTGGAGGATCTGCTTTAGCTTCTGATGTTATTTGGAGAGAGGTCGAATTGACAAAAAAGGTAAAACCGATCGTTGTTTCTATGGGTGATTATGCTGCTTCTGGTGGTTATTATATTTCTGCTGCCGCGGATTCTATCTTTGCGGAGAATAATACAATTACAGGTTCTATCGGCGTGTTTGGTGTGATTCCCAATTTTAAAAACTTGTTGAACAATAAAATTGGTGTACACTTTGATGGTGTTAAAACAGGTAAGTTTTCGGATTTGGGTATGGTTCCCGATAGACCTTTAACTGCTGAAGAACGTGATATCATCCAGATGGAAGTGAATCGTGTGTATCAAACATTTATGAAACGTGTTTCGGATGGAAGAAAAATAACTGTTGCTCAGGTTGATACTATTGGTCAAGGTCGTGTCTGGACGGGTAAACAAGCGCTTGAAATCGGTTTGGTAGATCGTATTGGTGGTATCGATGATGCTATAAAATCTGCTGCTAAAAAAGCTAAAATAGCTCAATATGCGGTCAAGCAATATCCGGCTAAAGATGATGCCTTATCTATGTTTTTAAATTCATCTAAGGAAAAGGTGCAGATCTGGATGGCTCAGCAACAAATGGGGGAGTTTTATAATTATTTTAATGTAATTAAAAATGTTTCCAGTCAATCGGGTATTATGGCAAAATTGCCATATTCGATTGAAATACATTAA
- the pssA gene encoding CDP-diacylglycerol--serine O-phosphatidyltransferase: MKKHIPNTITCLNLFSGCIGVLMALKGDYMSAAYCVLASGIFDFFDGMVARLLHVKSNIGKELDSLADMVSFGFLPGIIMYKLLGEVFVDQPAVAYLGFVVTIFSALRLAKFNLDERQTTDFIGLNTPMNTFYVLSLPFIAEKYPQIILNPFFLLISVAITSYLLISEIKLFSMKLSSMSWEENKFKFIFVILAIALFAIFQFIALPMILLIYIILSLLHFQRLK; the protein is encoded by the coding sequence ATGAAAAAACATATTCCTAATACCATAACCTGTTTAAATCTATTTAGTGGATGTATCGGAGTACTGATGGCGCTAAAGGGGGATTATATGTCAGCTGCTTATTGTGTGTTGGCGTCTGGTATATTTGATTTTTTTGATGGTATGGTTGCGCGCCTCTTGCACGTGAAATCGAATATTGGAAAAGAATTGGATTCGTTGGCTGATATGGTAAGTTTTGGCTTCTTACCAGGTATCATTATGTATAAATTGCTGGGAGAGGTTTTTGTTGATCAACCTGCAGTAGCTTATTTGGGATTTGTCGTGACCATCTTTTCGGCATTGCGTCTCGCTAAATTTAATTTGGATGAACGTCAAACGACCGACTTTATTGGTTTAAATACACCAATGAATACCTTTTACGTGTTGTCGTTGCCTTTTATTGCAGAAAAATACCCACAGATCATCCTGAATCCTTTTTTTCTGTTAATAAGCGTTGCTATAACGAGCTATCTGTTGATCAGTGAGATTAAACTGTTTTCGATGAAATTGTCTTCGATGTCCTGGGAAGAAAATAAATTTAAATTTATTTTCGTGATTTTGGCAATTGCTCTTTTTGCTATTTTTCAGTTTATAGCCTTGCCTATGATATTGCTCATCTATATTATCCTTTCGTTGTTACATTTTCAACGTTTGAAATAA
- a CDS encoding Hpt domain-containing protein, translating into MNIYKHIKPEIIEQSMFNNEEMIREFIALYRTQTPIDFEKLTKAVQQTDHQQIMSAAHHIKPTMEYIGASYLKDQLQLLETSAKEIAAIDHIQSQFNSLKIVFDELFNELEQYEKSL; encoded by the coding sequence ATGAACATATATAAACACATTAAACCCGAAATTATTGAACAAAGTATGTTTAATAATGAAGAAATGATCAGAGAGTTTATTGCACTGTACCGGACACAGACTCCAATAGATTTTGAAAAATTAACAAAAGCAGTCCAACAAACAGATCATCAACAAATAATGAGTGCCGCCCATCATATCAAACCAACAATGGAATATATTGGAGCCTCGTATTTAAAAGATCAATTACAACTACTGGAAACATCAGCAAAAGAGATAGCCGCTATTGATCACATTCAATCACAATTCAATTCGTTAAAAATAGTGTTCGATGAACTATTTAATGAATTGGAGCAATATGAAAAATCACTATAA
- the rho gene encoding transcription termination factor Rho — MDINELNAKLVSELREIAKLIGIGDADKLRKQELIEKIISTGDDAENTSEVKEEHHDESTERPRKRIRTAKTSEPVPVRKKEKEETDSTTEVVNSESEENIKAAPAIKPTPTKAESTSSNADFDNVIVNEGVLEIMPDGYGFLRSSDYNYLTSPDDIYVSQSQIKLFGLKTGDTVRGSIRPPKEGEKYFPLVRVEAINGQNPAEIRDRVPFDFLTPLFPNERLNLDLGTSNYSTRIMDLFTPIGKGQRGLIVAQPKTGKTNLLKEVANAIAKNHPEVYLIILLIDERPEEVTDMARSVRAEVVSSTFDEPAERHVKIANIVLEKAKRMVECGHDVVILLDSITRLARAYNTVAPASGKILSGGVDANALHKPKRFFGAARNIEHGGSLTILATALTETGSKMDEVIFEEFKGTGNMELQLDRKLANKRIFPAIDLTASSTRRDDLLMDKESIRRLWILRNHLADMNSNEAMEFLLAQMRGTKSNEEFLISMNG; from the coding sequence ATGGATATTAATGAATTAAATGCAAAACTCGTGTCTGAATTACGCGAAATTGCAAAATTAATAGGTATCGGTGACGCTGATAAGCTTAGAAAGCAAGAACTTATAGAAAAAATTATCAGTACTGGTGATGACGCAGAAAATACTTCTGAAGTAAAGGAGGAGCATCATGATGAATCAACTGAGCGACCTAGAAAAAGAATAAGAACGGCAAAAACATCAGAACCGGTCCCTGTTCGCAAAAAAGAAAAAGAAGAAACAGATTCAACTACTGAAGTAGTAAACTCAGAATCTGAAGAAAATATAAAAGCTGCTCCAGCAATAAAACCAACTCCAACAAAAGCAGAATCAACTTCATCAAATGCTGATTTCGACAATGTGATTGTCAACGAAGGGGTGTTGGAGATTATGCCTGATGGTTATGGATTTTTACGCTCTTCTGACTATAATTATTTAACATCCCCGGATGATATTTATGTTTCTCAGTCTCAAATCAAATTATTTGGATTAAAAACTGGTGATACGGTAAGGGGAAGTATCAGACCTCCGAAAGAAGGCGAAAAATATTTTCCATTAGTGCGCGTAGAGGCGATCAATGGTCAAAATCCTGCTGAAATTCGTGATCGTGTTCCTTTTGATTTCTTAACGCCATTATTTCCTAATGAGCGTCTGAACTTGGATTTAGGAACAAGTAATTATTCGACACGTATCATGGATTTGTTTACACCGATTGGTAAAGGTCAACGTGGTCTAATCGTTGCTCAACCAAAAACGGGTAAAACAAATTTATTAAAAGAGGTTGCAAATGCAATCGCTAAAAACCACCCTGAGGTCTACTTAATTATTTTATTAATTGATGAAAGACCAGAAGAGGTAACGGATATGGCTAGAAGTGTACGTGCTGAAGTAGTTTCATCTACTTTTGATGAGCCTGCTGAGCGTCATGTGAAAATTGCTAATATCGTATTGGAAAAAGCAAAACGTATGGTCGAATGTGGTCACGATGTGGTGATCTTGTTAGATTCAATCACTCGTTTGGCCCGTGCTTATAATACGGTTGCTCCTGCTTCTGGTAAAATTTTATCTGGTGGTGTGGATGCTAATGCTTTACATAAACCAAAGCGTTTCTTCGGTGCTGCTCGTAATATTGAGCATGGCGGTTCATTGACTATTTTAGCGACTGCGCTGACAGAGACTGGATCTAAAATGGATGAAGTGATCTTTGAGGAGTTTAAAGGTACAGGTAACATGGAATTACAATTGGATCGTAAGTTGGCGAATAAACGTATTTTCCCTGCTATCGATTTGACTGCTTCTAGTACACGTCGTGATGATTTATTAATGGATAAAGAATCGATTCGTCGTCTTTGGATATTGCGTAATCATTTGGCAGATATGAATTCTAATGAAGCAATGGAATTTTTATTAGCGCAAATGCGTGGTACTAAGTCCAATGAAGAGTTTTTGATCAGTATGAATGGGTAA
- the folK gene encoding 2-amino-4-hydroxy-6-hydroxymethyldihydropteridine diphosphokinase: MKSIYILLGANLGDRTAQLNDALIAIASSIGKITRVSTIVETAAWGVEEQPSFLNQVIQVKTFLNPIETLEICQRIENQLGRVRSQKWGARVIDIDILYYENESVNLPHLQIPHPYIQDRKFTLIPLVEIAPDYIHPVLNKTNDELLAICTDPLDVHIYNEHI, encoded by the coding sequence GTGAAAAGCATCTACATTTTATTAGGAGCAAATCTTGGCGATCGAACAGCGCAATTAAATGACGCGTTAATCGCTATTGCAAGTTCAATTGGAAAAATTACAAGAGTATCTACGATCGTCGAAACCGCAGCTTGGGGCGTAGAAGAACAACCTAGTTTTCTCAATCAGGTTATTCAGGTTAAAACATTCCTCAATCCTATTGAAACCTTAGAAATCTGTCAACGTATAGAAAATCAATTAGGAAGAGTTCGTTCTCAAAAATGGGGAGCACGTGTCATAGATATTGATATCTTATATTATGAAAATGAAAGCGTCAACTTGCCACATCTTCAAATTCCACACCCTTACATCCAGGACCGTAAATTTACGCTCATCCCATTGGTTGAAATCGCGCCCGATTACATACATCCAGTTTTAAATAAGACTAACGATGAGCTGTTAGCCATATGCACAGACCCCTTAGACGTACATATTTATAATGAACATATATAA
- a CDS encoding MFS transporter, protein MENKLIKTNYPALYTLIIVFFFWGFIAAGNSVFIPFCKNYFHLDQFQSQLIDFAFYTAYYLGALLLFIFSTFSGKDLVGKWGYKKSIVYGLLFSALGAGAMIVAVEVNVYIGMLLGLFTVALGFSLQQTAANPFAVLLGDPKTGASRVNLGGGVNSFGTTIGPLVIGFALFGTFEKISDSEIANLPLDKVVYLYIGVGLLFLLAASLFYFSKKVPAGISNEPMEKANKALNTLVIMTILLFAMFTPVFLSYKSEIALQLEQLNAQLKTLTDPASIDQLKLQIKELAHPLEIQRMLWLAGALIVVVGGLIFANVKAQKNAEGWGAMKYPQLVLGMIALFLYVGVEVAIGSNLGELLTLKEFGSLQSSQITPYVSMYWGSMMIGRWAGAITAFNLTKSTKNILLIIVPLVAFSIIIGVNTMAGFEMTHLYYYVICIIIQIGAFYLSKEKPARTLIVFGLFGIIAMTVGLLSSGTVAIYSFLAGGLACSIMWSSIFSLSIVGLGKYTAQGSAFLVMMILGGGIIPPIQGKLADIIGIHNSYLLPLLGFVYIVFFAIAVRSVLKKQGINIDDIEAEGGH, encoded by the coding sequence ATGGAAAATAAACTCATTAAAACGAATTATCCAGCCCTTTATACATTAATTATTGTATTTTTCTTTTGGGGCTTTATTGCAGCAGGAAATAGTGTATTCATTCCTTTTTGTAAAAACTACTTTCACTTGGATCAATTTCAATCACAATTGATTGACTTTGCCTTCTACACCGCCTATTATTTAGGAGCACTACTTCTTTTCATTTTCAGTACATTTTCCGGAAAGGATTTAGTAGGTAAGTGGGGGTACAAAAAAAGTATTGTATATGGTTTACTTTTCTCTGCACTCGGTGCCGGCGCGATGATCGTAGCCGTAGAAGTCAACGTATATATAGGTATGCTCTTAGGTCTATTTACCGTAGCACTAGGTTTTTCACTTCAACAAACAGCAGCCAATCCATTCGCTGTTTTATTGGGCGACCCTAAAACTGGAGCCTCACGTGTTAATTTGGGCGGCGGTGTCAATTCTTTTGGAACAACGATAGGCCCATTAGTAATTGGCTTTGCCTTATTTGGAACATTTGAGAAAATATCAGATTCTGAAATTGCAAATTTACCCTTAGACAAAGTAGTCTATCTTTACATAGGTGTTGGTCTGTTGTTTCTATTAGCAGCAAGTCTATTTTATTTTAGTAAAAAAGTTCCTGCTGGAATCAGCAATGAGCCTATGGAAAAAGCAAACAAGGCGTTAAATACCTTGGTTATCATGACGATTTTGCTTTTTGCTATGTTTACACCGGTATTTTTAAGTTACAAAAGTGAAATAGCATTACAGTTAGAGCAATTAAATGCACAATTAAAGACCCTAACAGATCCAGCAAGTATTGACCAATTAAAACTTCAAATCAAAGAACTTGCTCATCCACTGGAGATACAACGCATGCTTTGGTTAGCAGGAGCTCTTATTGTCGTAGTAGGTGGACTGATATTCGCCAACGTTAAAGCACAAAAAAATGCCGAAGGATGGGGCGCAATGAAATATCCACAACTTGTCTTGGGTATGATTGCCTTATTTTTATATGTAGGTGTTGAAGTAGCCATAGGAAGTAACTTAGGTGAACTGCTTACTTTAAAAGAATTTGGAAGTCTTCAATCATCACAAATCACTCCATATGTATCCATGTATTGGGGAAGTATGATGATCGGACGTTGGGCTGGAGCAATTACAGCTTTCAATCTAACAAAATCAACTAAAAATATCCTATTGATCATTGTGCCACTAGTCGCTTTTTCTATTATTATAGGCGTTAATACAATGGCTGGATTTGAAATGACACATCTTTATTATTATGTGATCTGTATTATCATCCAAATCGGTGCATTCTACTTAAGTAAAGAAAAACCTGCTCGTACATTGATCGTTTTTGGATTATTTGGTATCATAGCGATGACAGTAGGCTTATTATCTTCTGGAACAGTAGCGATTTATTCATTTTTAGCAGGTGGATTAGCATGTTCGATTATGTGGTCTTCTATTTTCAGTTTATCCATTGTAGGCCTTGGTAAATATACTGCTCAAGGATCAGCATTCTTAGTCATGATGATCTTAGGTGGAGGTATCATCCCTCCTATTCAAGGAAAATTGGCCGACATCATCGGTATACATAATTCTTACTTACTTCCATTACTTGGATTTGTCTACATTGTATTCTTTGCAATCGCAGTAAGATCAGTATTGAAAAAACAAGGTATTAATATCGATGATATTGAAGCAGAAGGAGGACATTAA
- a CDS encoding TolB family protein, which yields MKIYLLSLIFSIFTFHTSYCQIFEDSQAPPSQNWHQIDCKEFRLIFPIEMEKKASTLADQIIQYLRINGKDLQIKPRKISLILQNTELRPNGFVQLAPRKSELYSSPSPEPDNQEWLSNLALHELRHVAQFDKLTGKLKAPFLEQLALAIYGLTLPSWYFEGDAVWTETFFSKGGRGRLPSFEMTLKANERSDKKYRFEKYILGSYRDKIPSYYTIGYFMTEYLKRNFKENFEPELYQNINKNLLTPYNFSRSLKKITGYNTTGLFTNTMSVLNNKWRQNEQTNAFSVYPIIEFKSNKNYQDWLLPKSDEHSNYFSILQTPHNTSEIIRTDPDHHISTLIKLGYQTVPNYDMRNNMIVWDEVRRDLRYTKRSYNVINLYHLETKKQEQISSKSRYFYPIIHPHKPEILTLEVDLSNQTAIVIIDIKTKKVLKKIPIDPAIFLQQPSFNADGSKVVAIAISNKGTNLAEIVLNSGQITLLQKWGNEQFERPQYIDEDQILFKAQYSGLDNIYQYHKRSKKLTKLTNVPFGAFNPFYDPYKKEILFNNYQYNGYKISKTALLHNDSLNANSFTLAMTDIDQSIEKQFSNYSDTTAQHTISPYKGLSRTFNFHSLSLSNTNFESLDNFKPGIFWLSNNILNTTQIVLGYEYDTDIKKSIYSATLNYNKYFPKFTLKYENRGQIGTATINNKTDSTINFDWREHDVSGQISIPLAYYSKNYVYSTGFNFATSYLQRYDLSINSLKNFNSKVLFPLTYQFYWNRNAMMSKMDITPRWGQNFSITYRHLPFDNQQGTLFSIRSGFYIPGLATNHGFQVRFGYQKASGRYQYSNDIPTISGYGYYKYEKIKNTLLINYRFPISYPDWAIGGLTYIKRIKGGVFADYQNIHHQSDISPKTFGLSVSADFNAFRFPLPNFEASLKLTYINDITASQKVVPVFSLNYTY from the coding sequence TGTCAAATTTTTGAAGACAGTCAAGCCCCTCCGTCACAAAATTGGCATCAGATTGACTGTAAGGAATTTAGACTTATTTTCCCAATTGAAATGGAAAAGAAAGCCTCTACCCTAGCCGATCAAATTATACAATATCTAAGGATAAATGGTAAAGATTTACAGATAAAACCTCGAAAAATATCACTCATTCTACAAAACACAGAGCTGCGACCTAATGGATTTGTACAATTAGCTCCTCGAAAATCCGAATTATATAGCAGTCCCTCACCCGAACCAGATAACCAAGAGTGGCTATCTAATCTAGCATTACATGAATTGAGGCACGTTGCCCAATTTGACAAATTGACAGGAAAACTAAAAGCTCCTTTTTTAGAACAATTAGCACTCGCCATTTATGGATTAACGTTACCGTCGTGGTATTTCGAAGGTGACGCTGTCTGGACAGAAACCTTTTTTTCAAAAGGTGGAAGAGGCAGACTCCCATCTTTTGAAATGACTTTAAAAGCGAATGAAAGAAGCGATAAAAAATACAGATTTGAAAAATACATACTCGGATCCTATCGCGATAAAATTCCGAGCTATTATACAATAGGCTATTTCATGACTGAATATCTAAAACGAAATTTTAAAGAAAATTTTGAACCAGAACTATATCAAAATATCAACAAAAATCTACTGACCCCATACAATTTCAGTCGATCATTAAAGAAAATAACAGGATATAATACAACAGGTTTGTTCACTAACACGATGAGCGTCCTGAATAATAAGTGGAGACAAAATGAACAAACAAACGCATTTTCTGTATACCCAATAATTGAATTTAAAAGCAATAAAAACTATCAAGATTGGCTGCTACCGAAAAGTGATGAACACAGCAATTATTTTTCCATTTTGCAAACTCCCCATAACACCTCTGAAATTATTAGAACAGATCCTGATCATCATATTTCAACACTCATAAAATTAGGTTACCAAACGGTACCAAATTATGATATGCGAAATAATATGATTGTATGGGATGAAGTAAGGAGAGATCTGCGATATACAAAAAGATCCTATAATGTTATCAATCTGTATCATTTAGAAACAAAAAAGCAAGAACAAATCAGCTCTAAAAGTCGCTATTTCTACCCCATTATACATCCACATAAACCAGAGATCCTCACACTTGAAGTCGATCTAAGTAACCAAACTGCAATTGTCATAATCGACATCAAAACAAAAAAAGTACTTAAGAAAATCCCGATCGACCCCGCTATATTTCTCCAACAACCCTCATTTAATGCTGACGGATCCAAAGTAGTTGCTATTGCAATTTCAAATAAAGGAACAAATTTAGCGGAAATAGTATTAAACTCTGGACAGATCACATTACTGCAAAAATGGGGAAATGAACAATTTGAAAGACCTCAATATATAGACGAAGATCAGATTTTATTTAAAGCGCAATACTCGGGGCTAGATAATATATATCAATACCATAAGCGATCAAAAAAATTGACAAAGCTCACGAATGTCCCATTTGGTGCATTCAATCCTTTTTATGACCCCTATAAAAAGGAAATTCTATTTAATAACTATCAATATAACGGATATAAAATATCAAAAACAGCGCTACTGCATAACGATTCACTAAATGCAAATTCCTTTACCCTAGCGATGACTGATATAGATCAAAGTATAGAAAAACAATTTTCCAATTATTCCGATACCACAGCACAACATACAATATCTCCTTATAAAGGTTTATCCAGAACATTTAATTTTCACAGCCTATCATTAAGCAATACTAATTTCGAAAGCTTAGACAACTTTAAACCAGGTATATTTTGGCTCTCCAACAACATACTCAATACCACACAAATTGTTCTCGGATATGAGTACGATACAGATATTAAAAAATCTATCTATTCTGCTACCCTAAATTACAATAAGTACTTTCCAAAATTCACTTTGAAATATGAGAATAGAGGGCAGATAGGTACAGCTACCATTAATAATAAAACAGATAGCACCATCAACTTTGATTGGAGAGAACATGATGTAAGCGGACAAATATCCATACCGCTGGCTTATTACAGCAAAAACTATGTTTATAGCACAGGATTTAATTTTGCAACATCCTACCTTCAACGATACGATTTAAGTATCAATAGTTTGAAAAACTTCAACTCAAAGGTATTATTCCCATTAACCTATCAATTTTACTGGAATAGAAATGCGATGATGTCAAAAATGGATATAACACCAAGATGGGGACAAAACTTCAGCATCACATACCGTCATCTCCCCTTTGACAATCAACAAGGCACATTATTTTCAATCAGAAGCGGTTTCTATATTCCAGGATTGGCTACCAATCATGGTTTCCAAGTACGGTTTGGATATCAAAAAGCATCAGGCCGCTATCAGTACAGCAATGATATTCCAACCATTAGCGGATATGGGTATTACAAATATGAAAAAATTAAGAATACGCTATTAATAAATTACAGATTTCCTATTAGCTATCCCGATTGGGCTATTGGCGGTTTAACCTATATCAAACGGATCAAAGGCGGAGTATTTGCCGACTACCAAAATATACATCATCAATCCGATATCAGTCCAAAAACCTTTGGCCTCTCTGTATCTGCAGATTTTAATGCCTTTAGATTTCCATTGCCAAATTTTGAAGCAAGTCTCAAATTGACTTATATCAATGATATCACAGCTAGCCAGAAAGTTGTTCCCGTATTTAGTCTCAACTACACTTACTAA
- a CDS encoding phosphoglycerate kinase has protein sequence MKTVDNLNFADKKALIRVDFNVPLDDNFNITDDNRIQGATPTIKKILTDGGSVILMSHLGRPKDGPTDKYSLKHIVSHLSQVLGVDVQFANDCIGEEAVDKAKNLKPGQVLLLENLRFYKEEEKGDVAFAEKLAKLGDVYVNDAFGTAHRAHASTAVIAQFFPDAKYFGYLMAAELGNAEKVLNKAERPFTAIMGGAKVSDKLELIEALLDRVDNLIIGGGMAYTFVKARGGEIGKSLVELDKLDLATALVKKAADKGVKLILPTDAQIADKFANDAQVYDGPNDEIPAELQGLDIGKESGAAFAKVIEASKTILWNGPMGVFEFDTFATGTKAVADAVVSATEKGAFSLIGGGDSAAAVSKFGMTEQVSYVSTGGGALLEYMEGKVLPGVKAIED, from the coding sequence ATGAAAACAGTAGATAATTTAAACTTCGCTGACAAAAAAGCGCTGATACGTGTTGATTTTAACGTTCCCTTAGATGATAATTTTAATATTACAGACGATAATAGAATTCAAGGTGCAACTCCTACGATTAAAAAGATCTTAACTGATGGTGGATCGGTTATTTTGATGTCACACTTAGGTAGACCAAAAGACGGACCGACGGATAAATATTCATTAAAACACATTGTATCCCATTTATCTCAAGTTTTAGGTGTAGATGTTCAATTTGCAAATGATTGTATTGGTGAAGAAGCTGTAGATAAAGCGAAGAACTTGAAACCTGGTCAAGTATTACTTTTAGAAAATCTTCGTTTTTATAAAGAGGAAGAAAAGGGTGATGTCGCTTTTGCTGAGAAGTTAGCGAAATTGGGAGATGTGTATGTGAATGATGCTTTTGGTACAGCGCATCGTGCACATGCTTCTACTGCAGTGATTGCACAATTTTTTCCTGATGCCAAATATTTTGGTTATTTAATGGCTGCAGAACTTGGAAATGCAGAGAAAGTTTTAAATAAGGCTGAACGTCCATTCACTGCTATTATGGGCGGGGCTAAGGTTTCAGATAAATTAGAATTAATCGAAGCTTTATTGGACCGTGTTGATAATTTGATTATCGGTGGTGGTATGGCTTATACTTTTGTAAAGGCTCGTGGCGGTGAGATCGGAAAATCATTGGTAGAACTTGATAAGTTGGATTTGGCTACAGCATTGGTTAAGAAAGCTGCTGATAAAGGTGTGAAATTAATACTACCTACTGATGCTCAGATTGCAGATAAATTTGCTAATGATGCTCAAGTGTATGATGGTCCTAATGATGAGATTCCTGCGGAATTGCAAGGTCTTGATATCGGTAAGGAATCGGGTGCTGCTTTTGCAAAAGTAATCGAGGCGTCTAAAACGATTCTTTGGAATGGTCCTATGGGTGTTTTTGAATTTGATACTTTTGCTACTGGAACAAAAGCTGTTGCAGATGCAGTGGTGAGTGCAACTGAAAAGGGTGCATTCTCCTTGATCGGTGGTGGAGATTCTGCTGCTGCGGTTTCTAAATTTGGCATGACTGAACAAGTAAGCTATGTATCGACAGGTGGTGGTGCTTTGTTAGAATATATGGAGGGTAAGGTATTACCTGGTGTAAAAGCTATAGAGGATTAA